From Weissella diestrammenae, a single genomic window includes:
- a CDS encoding MetQ/NlpA family ABC transporter substrate-binding protein: protein MKRSIKSVIQIAAVLTIASTALTFVDKQSVLAATHAKKTIKVGINSPSKVDQGVWELVKKNAAKDNLSIKLVTFTDFNQPNQALNEGNLDANAYQHYAFLKNWNKAHHATLTAVGETTLGPGRLYSDKYQSVKEIPTGATVAVANDPTNEARALFLLKAAGLVELKSGVASPTAKDVLSSSKVKIKELAADQTLASLHSVDAAVISATFVQAAHKDPNSAIYVWTANNKETHQWVNIIAAQKKDKNKWYIKALVKAYHQKNVGDYINKNEKGASIAAWKGAPKPEKATSDTK from the coding sequence ATGAAACGTTCAATTAAATCAGTTATACAAATAGCGGCCGTCTTAACAATTGCAAGCACTGCTTTAACTTTTGTGGATAAACAATCAGTCTTAGCAGCAACACATGCAAAAAAAACAATCAAAGTTGGCATTAATTCGCCTTCGAAAGTGGATCAAGGCGTTTGGGAATTGGTTAAGAAAAATGCAGCGAAAGATAACTTGTCAATTAAATTAGTGACTTTTACAGACTTCAATCAACCTAATCAAGCATTGAATGAAGGCAATTTAGACGCCAATGCGTATCAACATTATGCGTTTTTAAAGAATTGGAATAAAGCACATCATGCGACGTTAACTGCCGTTGGCGAAACCACCTTAGGCCCAGGACGTTTGTATTCAGATAAATATCAATCAGTCAAAGAAATTCCAACTGGTGCAACCGTTGCAGTTGCAAATGATCCAACAAATGAAGCCCGTGCTCTGTTTTTATTAAAAGCAGCGGGTCTAGTTGAATTAAAGTCTGGTGTGGCGTCACCAACGGCAAAAGATGTTTTATCATCTTCAAAGGTTAAAATTAAGGAATTAGCAGCGGATCAAACGCTTGCCTCTTTACATTCAGTGGATGCAGCGGTTATTTCGGCAACATTTGTGCAAGCAGCACATAAAGATCCAAATTCAGCCATTTATGTTTGGACTGCGAATAATAAAGAAACGCATCAATGGGTTAATATTATCGCAGCGCAAAAGAAGGATAAGAATAAGTGGTATATTAAAGCATTAGTAAAAGCTTATCATCAAAAAAATGTCGGTGATTACATTAATAAGAATGAGAAAGGCGCATCAATTGCAGCTTGGAAAGGTGCACCTAAGCCAGAAAAAGCGACAAGTGATACAAAGTAA
- a CDS encoding APC family permease has product MKLFQRIFKQESREVYMQSDSHFAKTLGAKDLLSLGVGTVIGTGIFILPGTVAATQAGPAIVLSFIIAAIIAALVAMAYSEFASVLPVAGSAYSFGNVVFGEIIGWILGWALILEYFLAVAAVSTGWAAYFANFISPIFKIPTALSGPFDPAHGTYINLFAVLIVLLIAAMLWGGMRESKRIQNFMVALKIIIIIFFIIVGLFFIKTSNYTPFIPARLHGAFGWHGVFTGTTMVFFAFLGFDSLALAAAEVKQPQRNLPIGIIGTLIISTILYAGMAFVMTGMVNYTKLNVADPAAFVFQSVGAHWASLIITLGALIGMFTMMYASLFGSSRLLYSMGRDGLLPKVGRLNQKSDQPTTALVIATIIIAIFAGLIPLNQLVELVNFGTILAFLVISFGIIPLRRRATTDLPNSGFKMPGYPILPIISVLFLLFLVTQLQNVTLIFGGIWFLIGLVVYFAYGIRHSKMSD; this is encoded by the coding sequence ATGAAGCTATTTCAACGCATTTTCAAGCAAGAATCTCGAGAAGTCTATATGCAATCAGATAGCCATTTTGCTAAAACGCTGGGCGCTAAAGATTTGTTATCACTTGGCGTCGGTACCGTCATTGGTACAGGTATTTTTATCCTACCTGGCACAGTTGCAGCAACCCAAGCTGGTCCTGCGATTGTCTTGAGTTTTATCATTGCCGCTATTATTGCCGCCCTAGTTGCCATGGCTTATTCTGAGTTTGCCTCAGTGTTACCAGTTGCTGGATCAGCTTATTCATTTGGAAATGTCGTTTTCGGCGAAATTATTGGTTGGATACTAGGATGGGCTTTGATTTTAGAGTATTTCCTCGCTGTCGCGGCGGTCTCAACCGGTTGGGCAGCTTACTTTGCTAATTTCATCTCGCCAATCTTTAAAATCCCAACTGCCCTGTCCGGTCCATTTGATCCGGCACATGGCACATATATTAACTTATTTGCGGTCCTAATTGTATTACTCATTGCTGCGATGCTTTGGGGCGGCATGCGTGAATCAAAACGTATTCAAAACTTCATGGTGGCACTCAAAATTATTATTATTATCTTCTTTATCATTGTCGGCCTATTCTTTATTAAGACTAGCAATTACACACCATTTATCCCAGCACGTTTACATGGGGCATTTGGTTGGCATGGTGTTTTCACTGGGACAACGATGGTCTTCTTTGCCTTTCTTGGCTTTGATAGTCTTGCATTGGCTGCCGCTGAAGTCAAACAACCTCAACGTAATTTGCCAATTGGAATTATTGGCACGCTCATCATTTCAACAATTCTTTACGCTGGTATGGCATTTGTCATGACTGGCATGGTGAACTATACAAAGTTAAACGTCGCAGACCCCGCTGCTTTTGTCTTTCAATCAGTAGGTGCACACTGGGCATCATTGATTATTACCCTCGGTGCGCTAATTGGGATGTTTACAATGATGTATGCCTCACTATTTGGGTCGTCGCGTCTCCTATATTCAATGGGCCGTGATGGTTTACTGCCAAAAGTTGGTCGCCTAAATCAGAAATCCGATCAACCAACCACTGCACTGGTCATCGCGACAATCATCATTGCTATTTTTGCTGGTCTAATTCCATTAAATCAGTTAGTTGAATTAGTCAATTTTGGCACAATTTTAGCGTTCTTAGTCATCTCGTTTGGTATCATTCCGCTTCGACGACGTGCGACAACCGATTTACCAAACTCTGGCTTCAAAATGCCTGGTTACCCCATTTTACCTATTATTTCTGTTCTCTTCTTACTATTTTTGGTTACACAACTGCAAAATGTCACTCTGATTTTTGGTGGCATCTGGTTCTTAATTGGCTTAGTAGTCTACTTTGCTTATGGTATCCGCCATTCCAAAATGAGCGATTAA
- a CDS encoding YeiH family protein, which produces MAIRKNMLPGIIATIILSVLAKIITPFISFLGAEAIAMIGGIILGNTLLKGQRWHSGVKWAEKYPIEIGIALLGLTTTLSTIQALGLNGIGFILILMTLTIVFVTWIGLRWFKVSPGVAMLMGAGNAVCGSSAIASVAPAIGATDDERRTSVATVSIMGVILLLTLPTIGPLVFNHDNLLIGALIGGTVQSVGQVVGTASLVNSSVVAYATLFKMVRVILLSVVVIALANFAHRKDVIAAQSEMKPVHQKVKIPWFIIAFIILMLISSFITLPHVITISAKETTGFFGIVNLAGIGLNLKWETIKAAGGKLFAFGLVTIVFQILVAITLIKVIM; this is translated from the coding sequence ATGGCAATTCGAAAAAATATGTTACCTGGAATTATTGCAACGATTATTTTATCAGTGCTTGCAAAAATTATTACCCCATTCATCTCTTTTTTAGGTGCTGAGGCCATTGCAATGATTGGTGGAATTATTCTTGGGAACACCCTTCTAAAAGGGCAACGTTGGCACAGCGGCGTCAAATGGGCTGAAAAATACCCCATTGAAATTGGGATTGCCCTTTTGGGCCTGACAACCACTTTGTCCACCATTCAAGCACTTGGCTTAAATGGTATTGGGTTTATTCTCATTTTAATGACCCTAACGATTGTTTTTGTCACATGGATTGGTCTTCGTTGGTTCAAAGTGTCACCGGGCGTCGCGATGCTAATGGGTGCCGGTAACGCGGTCTGTGGATCCTCAGCCATTGCTTCGGTTGCGCCAGCGATTGGTGCAACCGATGATGAACGACGTACATCGGTTGCGACAGTCTCAATCATGGGGGTTATTTTACTACTAACCTTACCAACGATTGGTCCATTAGTTTTTAATCACGACAATCTCTTGATTGGTGCCTTAATTGGCGGCACTGTTCAATCAGTCGGTCAAGTCGTTGGAACTGCCTCGCTTGTCAATTCATCAGTTGTCGCTTACGCAACATTGTTCAAAATGGTTCGTGTCATTCTGTTGTCCGTTGTCGTCATCGCATTGGCTAACTTTGCACATCGAAAAGATGTTATCGCGGCACAATCTGAAATGAAACCTGTGCACCAAAAAGTAAAAATTCCCTGGTTTATCATTGCTTTTATTATTTTAATGCTCATTAGTTCATTCATTACGTTACCGCATGTCATCACCATTTCAGCTAAAGAAACAACTGGTTTCTTTGGAATTGTAAATTTAGCAGGAATTGGACTCAATCTTAAATGGGAGACCATCAAGGCTGCTGGTGGTAAATTGTTTGCCTTTGGTTTGGTTACGATTGTTTTCCAAATTTTAGTTGCAATCACTTTAATCAAAGTAATCATGTAA
- a CDS encoding CPBP family intramembrane glutamic endopeptidase — translation MYRHVLMYRFKGSLVRLILMVTISSILFGLIHINNFGGSVVATIPYMFVGLYLSLIYLRTNNIWHNIMTYFIFNTSALMGIVLMWYVNLT, via the coding sequence ATGTATCGTCATGTTTTAATGTATCGATTTAAAGGTAGCTTAGTACGTCTAATTTTGATGGTCACTATCTCGAGTATTCTCTTTGGGCTCATTCACATTAATAATTTTGGTGGGTCAGTTGTGGCAACGATTCCTTATATGTTTGTTGGTTTATATTTGTCATTGATATACTTACGGACTAATAATATTTGGCATAATATCATGACCTATTTTATATTCAATACTAGCGCATTAATGGGGATTGTTTTGATGTGGTATGTAAATTTAACCTAG